Part of the Nitrospiraceae bacterium genome is shown below.
CGATGGGCATTGAATCACTTACATCACACCAACCTTTCCGATCGAGTGTACGGTCCCGAACTCATGCTTCGGTTATGCCGACAGGCCGAAGAAATGGGAATCGGGGTATATCTCTATGGCAGTCAGCCAGTGGTATTAGACCGTTTAACAGCGCAGTTACTACAATGGTTTCCTGGATTACGAATTGTCGGATCGGAGGCTCCTCCATTTCGCCCATTAACACTTGCAGAAGATCAGGCTGCCATAGCCCGTATTAATAAGAGTGGCGCAGGCCTGATTTTTTTAGGGCTAGGCTGTCCGAAACAAGAACACTTTGCATTTGATCATCGAGACCAAATTCACGGAGTGCAATTATGTGTCGGAGCGGCATTTGATTTTCATGCAGGCACAAAAATAATGGCGCCTCCCTGGATGCAAAGAAATGGACTAGAATGGTTGTTTCGGTTGACAACAGAGCCCACACGTCTGTGGAAGCGATACATCACAACAAATTCCTTGTTCCTCACGAAATTAGCCATTGAAATTTTTCTCCACTTATGCCAACGCCAAACTGAACCAAAAACATCCTAATAGATGGCCGTAGAATATATTTGACAGGACCTTGCAACTATTTATCTCAGATTTTCGGTTAGACCTACAGGAAGTTTTTTAACAACAGCTCACCTGGCTTCTATGCCAAATAGGCAGACCTCAGAGTCGAACAAAGTGAAATTGTCTGTGTATTTCCGCTGGATTTCGCATAGCTTATGTGCCATTTCCGACCAAGCCTTTTTTGCAGTAGCCAACTTCGCCCTCAATATTCTATTGGTCCGCTGGTTATCCCCCCACGACTACGGGGAATTTTCAGTGGTGCTGGCTATTCATGTTCTGATCGGTGCATGCCATAGCACTCTATTCACTGAACCCATGTTGGTCTACGGATCAGAAAAATACAAAGAAAATCTTTCAGCTTACATAGGATGGCTTCTATACGGACATGCCGCATTTTCTCTACTGACTGGTCTCTTGATTATTTCGATTGCCATTGGATTGATCAGCATTGGACAGCAATCATTTGCCATGTGTATGGGGTTTTTGGCAATCAGCTCACCGATCATCCTCCTGTATTGGATTTTACGGCGTGCCCCCTATATTGTTTTTCGACCTCAAATGGCCGCCATAGGTTCTTTGATGTATTGTCTCATTACGGTTATCAGTGTGTTTTCCCTCTTTCGTAATGAAATGCTAAATTCCACCACAGGCCTGCTCACCATGGGTCTGGCCAGCATCTTTCCATCTCTTTGGATCGTCTACGCATTAAAAATTCAAAGGCCTCCTCTCCGGCGTAAGCCATTTCCACTGGGGATGCTTCGAGATCATCTAGCCTACGGACGCTGGGCTTTCAGTACCGGTTTGTGTATCTGGATATCTGGAAATATATATTACGTCCTTCTTCCAATTTGGGGAGGACTGGAAGCCAGTGCCGCCCTTCGGAGCATGTTTAATTTGACCATGCCCATCCTGCAAATCAACGGTGCCTTGGCAGGATTGCTGGTCCCACAATTCATAAAAGTGAAGCACGAAGTGAATTTTTCTAATTGGGTATGGAGCACACTGGGTCTGTTCACTCTTGGGAGCGCTTTGTACTGGCTGGCATTGGGAATGTTCGGGCCCATCGTGATCGAATATATATACGATGGCCAATTTCTTCAGTATGCTAATTTTCTCTGGATTGTTGGCCTGTATCCTATTCTTTCAGGAGCTATTTCAGTTTTAGGTTCATTACTCAGAGCCATGGAAAGACCAGACCTCTTGTTTTGGTCCTACCTGGCCTCGGCCGGAGTAGTCGTCACGTTCGGAATTGGAGCCATGAAAATCTGGGGACTCTGGGGAGTCGGAATCAGCCTCGTATGTTCCTATAGCCTGGCAACAGCTCTACTAGTTTGGTGCACATGGAATTACCTTCACTACTCCGAACAGCCCAAAGTGCTGAGGGAATCTTTTTAAAATTTGTTACTAGTATGGAAACACCCTCTACTGCACGTAAAATTCACAAGGATAGCCAGCACAGCTTCCCTGTTCCGGCAATGCCAGACATGAAAAGCAGCATCACGAGATTGTTGGCATTAACCATGTATTATGGGTGGGCTCAGTTTCTCCCAACCCAACCAATGCCAGGGTGGAAATTGGCATATTGGATAAGAAGATACTTGGTAAAACGGATTTTCCATTCCTGCGGCGATGGAGTCATCATAAAAAGTCGGGTTTATTTTGGAACAGGGACCCATCTGCGTATTGGGCACCGATCTCAGTTGGGAAGAAACCTCAAAGCTGAAGCCGATTTGACATTAGGAGACGACGTCGTCATGGGACCTGACGTAATCA
Proteins encoded:
- a CDS encoding polysaccharide biosynthesis C-terminal domain-containing protein — protein: MKLSVYFRWISHSLCAISDQAFFAVANFALNILLVRWLSPHDYGEFSVVLAIHVLIGACHSTLFTEPMLVYGSEKYKENLSAYIGWLLYGHAAFSLLTGLLIISIAIGLISIGQQSFAMCMGFLAISSPIILLYWILRRAPYIVFRPQMAAIGSLMYCLITVISVFSLFRNEMLNSTTGLLTMGLASIFPSLWIVYALKIQRPPLRRKPFPLGMLRDHLAYGRWAFSTGLCIWISGNIYYVLLPIWGGLEASAALRSMFNLTMPILQINGALAGLLVPQFIKVKHEVNFSNWVWSTLGLFTLGSALYWLALGMFGPIVIEYIYDGQFLQYANFLWIVGLYPILSGAISVLGSLLRAMERPDLLFWSYLASAGVVVTFGIGAMKIWGLWGVGISLVCSYSLATALLVWCTWNYLHYSEQPKVLRESF
- a CDS encoding WecB/TagA/CpsF family glycosyltransferase, whose product is RWALNHLHHTNLSDRVYGPELMLRLCRQAEEMGIGVYLYGSQPVVLDRLTAQLLQWFPGLRIVGSEAPPFRPLTLAEDQAAIARINKSGAGLIFLGLGCPKQEHFAFDHRDQIHGVQLCVGAAFDFHAGTKIMAPPWMQRNGLEWLFRLTTEPTRLWKRYITTNSLFLTKLAIEIFLHLCQRQTEPKTS